One genomic window of Mustela erminea isolate mMusErm1 chromosome 13, mMusErm1.Pri, whole genome shotgun sequence includes the following:
- the DDX51 gene encoding ATP-dependent RNA helicase DDX51, producing the protein MPPPPPPHAPGSRPRAPAPSTPADSRERPPPPGPQRHRSAPLPSSRRAWPGGVRPAAMALFHVARYAGPEAAGAESEAGGRARALLERLQCRARERQQQQQPLQQEAARAAEAAGRRRRRPRRPRRRGGSGAPGSPHAPPGKRRKVDGEDVRAGSREEAPGESGADAGGAGPPEHPGGRPPGEASGRPARGLLLGGVGRSRAPKVQPFLPSWLAEPSCVGKSVTEDSVPIEHIPAVHPDVQKKLRAHGISSYFPVQAAVIPALLESTADGFLVARGGYRPRDLCVSAPTGSGKTLAFVIPVVQALLGRAICQVRALVVLPTKELAQQVCKVFNIYTDATPLRVALITGQKSLVKEQESLVQKTADGFRCLADVVVATPGRLVDHIDQTPGFSLQHLRFLVIDEADRMIDSMHQSWLPRVVEAAFPSDSAKDPFVLLQRRQPQAPTAASISCPQMPLQKLLFSATLTQNPEKLQQLGLHQPWLFSTGLARRDPGDSDADRDSGGKYAFPAGLSHHYVPCSLRTKPLAILHLILEKNFSRVLCFTNSRENSHRLFLLVQAFGGVTAAEFSSRCGPGQRKAVLKQFEQGKIQLLISTDATARGIDVQGVQLVINYDAPQYLRTYVHRVGRTARAGRTGQAFTLLLKVQERRFLRMLAEAGVPDMTRQDIPSELLQPLLPRYEEALSQLERAVKNERRQKAP; encoded by the exons atgccgccgccgccgccgccgcacgcGCCGGGGAGCCGACCTCGCGCGCCCGCGCCCAGCACCCCCGCCGAC TCCCGCGagcggccgccgccgccgggtCCGCAACGTCACCGCTCCGCGCCGCTGCCGTCATCGCGGCGCGCCTGGCCGGGAGGCGTGCGGCCGGCGGCCATGGCGCTCTTCCACGTCGCGCGGTACGCGGGCCCCGAGGCGGCCGGGGCGGAGAGCGAGGCGGGCGGCCGGGCGCGCGCGCTGCTGGAGCGGCTGCAGTGCCGGGCCCGagagcggcagcagcagcagcagccgctcCAGCAGGAGGCCGCAcgggcggcggaggcggcggggcggcggcggcggcgaccgCGCCGGCCGCGGAGGCGCGGAGGCAGCGGGGCGCCGGGGAGCCCGCACGCGCCGCCCGGGAAGCGGCGGAAGGTGGACGGCGAGGACGTGCGCGCAG GGAGCCGCGAGGAGGCGCCGGGCGAGAGCGGCGCGGACGCCGGGGGCGCGGGGCCGCCGGAGCACCCAGGCGGACGGCCCCCGGGAGAGGCGTCGGGGCGTCCAGCCCGCGGCCTGCTCCTCGGGGGCGTTGGGAGAAGCAGGGCGCCCAAG GTCCAGCCTTTCCTGCCTTCGTGGTTGGCTGAGCCCAGCTGTGTTGGAAAGAGTGTCACTGAAGACTCGGTGCCTATCGAACACATCCCCGCAGTGCACCCCGACGTGCAGAAGAAGCTGCGGGCACACGGCATCTCGTCCTACTTCCCAG TCCAGGCAGCAGtgatccctgccctcctggagagCACAGCCGACGGGTTTCTGGTGGCCAGAGGTGGCTACCGGCCCAGAGACCTTTGTGTTTCCGCCCCGACCGGCAGCGGGAAGACTTTGGCCTTTGTCATCCCTGTGGTACAG GCCCTGCTCGGTCGAGCCATCTGCCAGGTCCGTGCCTTGGTTGTGCTGCCCACTAAGGAGCTGGCCCAGCAG GTGTGCAAAGTGTTCAACATCTACACAGATGCCACACCTCTGCGTGTCGCTCTGATCACTGGGCAGAAGTCACTGGTCAAGGAGCAGGAGAGTCTCGTCCAGAAGAC AGCAGACGGCTTCCGCTGCTTGGCTGATGTGGTGGTGGCCACCCCGGGCCGCCTGGTGGACCACATCGACCAGACTCCAGGATTCAGCCTCCAGCACCTCCGATTCCTG GTCATCGACGAGGCCGACCGCATGATAGACAGCATGCACCAGTCCTGGCTGCCCCGGGTGGTGGAGGCAGCCTTCCCGAGTGATAGTGCCAAGGACCCCTTTGTCCTGCTCCAGAGGCGGCAGCCCCAGGCCCCCACCGCCGCCAG TATCTCTTGTCCTCAGATGCCTCTGCAGAAGCTGCTCTTCTCGGCCACCCTGACGCAGAATCCGGAGAAGCTGCAGCAGCTGGGCCTTCACCAGCCCTGGCTCTTCTCCACGGGGCTGGCACGCAGAGACCCCGGAGACAGCGACGCAGACAGGGACTCAGGCGGGAAGTACGCCTTCCCAGCCGGACTCTCG CACCACTACGTGCCCTGCAGCCTCCGCACTAAGCCACTGGCCATCCTGCACCTGATCCTGGAGAAGAATTTCTCAAGGGTCCTCTGCTTTACCAACTCCCGAGAAAACTCCCACAG GCTCTTCCTGCTAGTCCAGGCTTTCGGAGGCGTGACGGCGGCCGAGTTCTCCTCCCGCTGCGGGCCCGGCCAGAGGAAGGCGGTCTTGAAGCAGTTTGAGCAGGGCAAGATTCAGCT CCTCATCAGCACAGACGCCACCGCTCGAGGCATCGACGTGCAGGGCGTGCAGCTGGTCATCAACTACGACGCCCCCCAGTACCTGCGCACCTACGTGCACCG GGTCGGAAGAACCGCCCGcgctgggagaactggacaggCCTTCACTCTGCTCCTCAAAGTGCAG GAGAGGAGATTCCTGCGCATGCTAGCGGAAGCCGGGGTGCCGGACATGACGCGGCAGGACATCCCCAGCGAGCTCCTGCAGCCGCTGCTCCCGCGGTACGAGGAGGCCTTGTCCCAGCTGGAGCGAGCTGTCAAG AACGAACGAAGGCAGAAGGCGCCCTGA